A region of the Desulfovibrio litoralis DSM 11393 genome:
ATTCTTGCTGCCTTAAATAGAGACGTAAAACTTTCTGCGGAAGAAAACAGGATTGTTTTGCCCCTGGAAAATGCACGTCAATTGATTACCATGTTACCTATGAAAAAAAGAACCGACTCAGATTTAAAACCCAGTAAGCCGATTATGACGGTTATTCAAAAAAACAATAGCTATCAAATTCTTTACGGAAATCGTTTTTTAACTCAGGTTAAGCCGGTGTTTATGGATTTTGACAATAGCCTTAACGAAGTCGAAATTGTTGTTGATGATATGAAAAAAAAGGTAAAGTTCGGAGAGGTTTTAAAAGTCGGGTCAACGTTTAGCGTTTCTGAAATTAAAGGCATAAGAGTTAATGCGATCGGGGCTCAAAAAGGCGACCCTAAACGTAATGGGTGTGAGTCTGGTGTTGTTTTGACAAAGAAAGACTTTATTGAGAGCTACTCCGTTGATAACGCTGCAAATTTATATAGGATAGAGCTTTATAAAGGCAAAGCTTTTGCGGGTATGATTCTTATTGATTTTTCTAAAAAACAAACAAGGCAAGAGAAAACCGCCACTTTAAACAAGGGTGTTTTGTCAGAACAAAAAGGCCAAGAAAATTCTTTGGGGTTTTAATAATTAATATTTTTATTAGACCAAAAATATTAAATTTAATCTTGTGTGTTTACTTTATCACAGATTAAATTTAGAGTAACGTTATTAATATCTTAGCCGTTTGGCAATATTATTTTATTTTAACTTAAACCAATTTTCATTAAAAATATTATGATTCATTCAGCACTCACTGCAAAATATCGTCCTCAAACGTTTTCGGAACTTGCCGGTCAAGCTATGATCGCATCAATTTTATCTCGTGCCTCTTTGGAGGATAAGGTGGCTCCGGCTTATATTTTTAGCGGAACTCGAGGGGTCGGAAAAACAACGGTCGCACGTATTTTTGCCAAGGCGTTAAACTGTCAAAAAGCTCCAACCGCCGAGCCTTGTAATGTTTGTGATCAGTGTCGAAAAATTACAAGCGGTATTGCCGTTGATGTTTTGGAAATAGACGGTGCTTCAAACACCGGTGTTGACGATATGCGAAAGCTTAAGGAAAATGTGGGTTATGCCCCCATGGAAGGGCGTTATAAAATATTTATCATTGATGAAGCCCATATGCTTTCACGCTCTGCCTTTAACGCCTTATTAAAAACCTTGGAAGAGCCACCGGCAAAAGTAACTTTTATTATGGCAACAACAGAGCCACATAAATTTCCCCCGACCATCATAAGTCGCTGTCAACATTATGTTTTTAAGGCCTTGCCAAAAAATGAGCTTGAATTGCATTTAAGCAATATTTTAAATAAAGAAGGGGTTGAATTTGAACCTTCCGCTCTTTCTTTAATCGCAGAGCGAGGGGCGGGAAGCGTTAGAGATTCTATGTCTTTGCTTGGTCAAGTTTTGGCTTTGGGTGATACTCGTTTAAGCGAAAAAGGTGTGCGTTCCGTACTTGGACTTGCCGGGCGTGAAATTTTTATAAAGCTTTTAAATGCTGTCGCAAGCCAAGACTGTTTGGGAATTGTGAGTATAGTCGGCGAACTTTTGGATCAAGGACTTGATTTGGGCTTTTTTTTGAGAGAATTTACAACTATTTGGCGTAGGTTATTTATCTTAAAACAATCAGGGCCGGCCGCTTTTGACTTGTTGGGGTTAAGTAAAGAAGAGGGCGAGCTGTGGGTAAAAATTGCCGATAACTTTTCGGAAGCACATATTCATGCGGCTTGGCAGATGGTCTTAGATTCTCAACGCAGAATTTTAAACAGCTTGGAACCCGCCTTGGGATTGGAACATTTATTGTTAAACCTTGGTTTGTTAAAGCGTTTGTTACCGCTTGAAAAAGCAAATATTTCAACGTATCAAGTTAGCGTGGGGGATAACAACGCAAAAAAGCCCTAAACTCAGCAGAAAACCTAAACAGCGAGCCTGAGCTTGCGGAGTGTGATGCTGAGTTTATAATAGAAGAGCTTGTTTTTGAGAGTCCTAATGGTGATATTGTTTTAGCAAGCACGACAAATGAAGCTTGTAACGAAGCTTGCAACGAAGATTATAACGAAGATTATTTTGACGCGCCTTGTGACTTTATTCAATATTCACAAGATCATATAACTTGGCTTAATTTTTTGGGGCTATGTAAAGACAACCCTGCTTTGAGCCCTTTTACCATTAATTGTTTTGAAAG
Encoded here:
- the dnaX gene encoding DNA polymerase III subunit gamma/tau codes for the protein MIHSALTAKYRPQTFSELAGQAMIASILSRASLEDKVAPAYIFSGTRGVGKTTVARIFAKALNCQKAPTAEPCNVCDQCRKITSGIAVDVLEIDGASNTGVDDMRKLKENVGYAPMEGRYKIFIIDEAHMLSRSAFNALLKTLEEPPAKVTFIMATTEPHKFPPTIISRCQHYVFKALPKNELELHLSNILNKEGVEFEPSALSLIAERGAGSVRDSMSLLGQVLALGDTRLSEKGVRSVLGLAGREIFIKLLNAVASQDCLGIVSIVGELLDQGLDLGFFLREFTTIWRRLFILKQSGPAAFDLLGLSKEEGELWVKIADNFSEAHIHAAWQMVLDSQRRILNSLEPALGLEHLLLNLGLLKRLLPLEKANISTYQVSVGDNNAKKP